CCTCTGCCTTTCGGGGCGGCAGGTCGGAAAGGAGCATGATTTTGGAAACCCTGCGCGTGTCCGGCACCTCCCGTCCCAATGCTATCGCCGGTGCTATTGCTGCCCTTCTGCGTTCTCAGGGGCAGGTGGAAATTCAGGCGATCGGTCCGGCAGCCGTCAATCAGGCGGTCAAGGCCCTCGCCATCGCTCGCGGGTACCTGGTGGGAGACCGCCTGGATCTGTACACTCAGCCGGAATTCGTGAAACTCGACGTTCACGAGGAGGAACGCACCGCCGTTCGGTTCTTCGTTCAGGGCATTCCGGCCCCGGCGGCCCCCCAGGGCTGAGGACCTTCGGGTCGGGAGTGGCGCGCCGCGCGGGTGACCGTGGGCGCGCCACTTCTCGATGCGTGGCGTCGCGTCTGTCCCTGCTGGGGCAGGCAGGAGGGTCAAGAAGGCCCACCCTGCATCTCATAAAACCTGAGTGCGGTCGGCTAAGATGTGGGCAGGAGGCAGTCTGACATGGAATTCCTCGGCCCCTACACCCCCCTGATCCTGATCATCCTGGTCGCGTCCTTCGTCATCCAGGGCTCACTGACCCGCACCTACCGCCGCTGGAGCGCCGTGCGCAACCCCCGCAACCTCACCGGCGCGCAGGTTGCCCGCATGATGCTCGACGCTAACGGCCTGAACCACGTACCCGTGAACGCCGTTCCCGGCAGCCTCAGCGACCACTACGACCCGCTGCGCAAGACCGT
This region of Deinococcus sp. JMULE3 genomic DNA includes:
- a CDS encoding stage V sporulation protein S, which translates into the protein METLRVSGTSRPNAIAGAIAALLRSQGQVEIQAIGPAAVNQAVKALAIARGYLVGDRLDLYTQPEFVKLDVHEEERTAVRFFVQGIPAPAAPQG